ACCAGACAATATCAATCGTGCTGTACATGCTTGTGCCTCCTTGAGGTGCTTTGATGCCCTGACTGCCTAGCACTACGGCGGCACCGCTCGCTGCAGTAGCGCACCTCGTCCCAGCAGCGCGCC
This Vreelandella neptunia DNA region includes the following protein-coding sequences:
- a CDS encoding DUF2256 domain-containing protein → MRRKQHLPQKICAHCQRPFDWRKKWARCWDEVRYCSERCRRSARQSGHQSTSRRHKHVQHD